A region of the Pempheris klunzingeri isolate RE-2024b chromosome 21, fPemKlu1.hap1, whole genome shotgun sequence genome:
AAGGAAGCCATAGTGCCCAAAGAGGAGCCTTCTGAGCAGGTAATTCTCATTGAGCCAGCCTCCTCTGACAtctctgtcactgctctacttcCTGACAATGCTGTGCTGTACCCGGGTCCTCAGTTAGAGCAGGCACCTGATGGCTCTGAACGGCCTGCTACGACCGGCCTCATTCCGAACCTCCAGTACCCCCCTGCCTCTGTCACAAGCTCCCCAGGCAAATCTCTGGAGGAAAGTAAGACTACAGTGAGGCTGTGCCAATCTAAGACCACTGCAGACCAGCCCCAGAGTAGCATCACCGTCTTGTCCCCAGCCATCTTCAGCAAAGCAGTCCAGATTATCCCGTCCCCACCTAAAGGTAAACTGCCCATCCTACCCTACTCTAAAATGAAAAGCACCCTCATTCCAGCTACCAAGCTCAGCAATTTGTCCCCAGAGAAGAAGGGTTTCTCTAGCCAGACAGGACTCACCAGTCCCTTAGAACCTACATCCAAGCCCCTCAAGAAAGCTGAAGCCTTGGGTCACAACCAGGTGCCAAACTCCTTTCTACAGACCCAGGCTAAGGCCACACACGTGCCTATGTTGGGAACACTCCAGAAACCACCTGGcaagaagagggggagaaagagaaaaacaatggAAGACATCTTGGCTTTTGAGGCCAGAAAGAAGAggtctttgtctttcttccgTAGAAGGGTCCCAGAGAAACCACCAGCAGTTGTTACAGGTTCCAAACAAAAGGAAGTTGATATTTCTAAGAAGTACCGCAGCATCCGACCCAAGCCCATGTTGGTTATGGAGACTGTTCCTCAACTGGTTAGTTTGCCTGCCATTACCCCAGATGGCCAAGAACAGGAGCTTGTACTTGGTCATCAGCTCCCCACCACTACTACAACCAAAGCCCTGGACTGTCCTCCCCAACCAGCCCCAGTAACCCTTCACCTTAGAGGTGCTTCCCATCCAAGAGTGTTCATAGGCCGTCCACTCCACCGTTGCCCCACCTGCAGCCGCTGTTTCCAGTTCAAGCATCACCTCCAGAGTCACATGAACAGTCACACCAACAGTCGGCCATACGTCTGTCCAGTCTGCCGCAAAGCATACGCTCACTCCGGCAGCCTAAGCACCCACATGAAGCTCCACCACTCTGAGGTACGCCCACGTAGCTCTCTAGGCTGTGAGTTCTGCCAGAAGGCCTTTGGATATGTGGGGGTTTACTTCAGTCATCTGAGAGAGGTCCACAAAGTGGTGCTGACTGTGGAGCCATCCGTCAGCCATCATGAGGATGTCGTGTCTGTGGAGGGGTgagattattattgattaagaTAACTGATGTAATAACAATGAATACAGTTGCAACCTAAATCATTGTGACCTCTAGTTTTATGTACAGATCTCATTAACATATTCTATATTCTTAAATGCCTATAGATATTGACTGGTTGCCTAGCCTGGCAACTTTTGTTCAACCAGTCATAACAAAGTTGCAAATAAGCATTATTTACTCTTTCTCACTAGGGCCAACTCCCCAGAGCCATCAGATGAGCAGGAGCATGAAGACCCCGTGGAGCTGCAGATTAAATGTGGCCGCTGCCAGGCCATCACTCCCACCTTTGCTGACATGAAGATGcacttactgtatgtgcatgGGGAGGAGGTCGAGGTTCGACTTCATGATGGGCAACCCCCGCGGGGTGGGCGCGAGGCTGAGAATGAGCTGGTGAAGCACGCTGCCCACTACTGGCGGCAGCTCAATGAGAAGCGCAACCTGGTGAAGTGTGGCAGCTGTGATGAGGAGTTCCTTTCCTTCTCCAAGCTTAAGAGGCACATCATGTCCCACCACGGTGGAAGGGAGGGGGAAGATAGCGGGACCTTCTCATCAGATAGGGGCAGAGGCCTTGGGGTCCTTGCAGCTGGTGCAGcttttaactgtgtgctttgcaGCGAGGTGTTGGACACTAAAGACAGAGTTATGGAGCACTGGAGGAGTCGCCACCACTGTGAGCAGCCAAGCCTGTTGTGGGACGCCCTGAGCTCCTACTCTGGCCAGGAGGGTGAGGTGGATGGGGATTTGGACACTCCTGCTCCAAGCCCACACTATCCAGCTTAGCCTTTGGTTGGTCATGTAAGCCCTTCACTGTGgcttctcctcacacacactcagtcctAACAATCAGCAGCACAGGGATGAAAAGTATTTCTATTGTCTTTTAGCACCAGTTTCATCTTTCACCAGTTGAGGCTTTTGAATTGGTCCAAAAgaatgagaaagaggaaaaaagtgtTAAGCCACTGGTGAAAATTGATCTGTGTGGTAAAATACATGATGGATATTCTCTCAAGGTCAGAGAatccactttttaaacaatattatttttaatgttattttgatTGCACTGTTCGGTTATTAGACTTAATTTTGTTTGGAGTGACGTATTTAAAGTACTATTGCATTATTTCTTTCTACTGCTTatttaaagttattaaaatgGTCATTTAGATGACGAAGTAAAGCTGTTAAAGGGTAATTTCACCCAAAAACTTACCTCTTGTGATATCTAGTCATGCAGATAATTTGGTTTCATGTGCTCAGTTTTGGAGATATCTGCACTGAGATTTCCGACTCGcaatgaaaaattacatttgaaaagttCATCGACAATATATACCAGTGTCCCTGTTACACTGTGGGTTGtcttttttggtgttttttgtaAGTGGGAAGGTATTTTTTGGCTCTCATTTGATTGGTACAGTAGAGAGACGACAAGTAACGAGGGGGAGCGAGACACAGCAAATATTCTGGCAGGATTTGATCTGGAGACATTTCAGTTCATGATTGGtttattaaagcagcagttggtaGCATTAACAAAGTTGACTTCACAAGTTGCTAGTACAACTGAAGCTCCCTCCTCCGCTACACTACAGTCCTGCCTCCAAAGCCCCTCCCCACAGAGGAGGCTGTCATTCACAACTGAAGAGGCATCCACAACCTCACGCAGGGATAACACTGCAGATGTTGAGCCAGCCATGGAGCTCTGGGAAGCGAGCAGGAGGCGCAGAATGTTGATATGTTATAAGTCCatgattgggggggggggggtgcagcaTGTGCATGAGCTGTGATTAACACTGCGTTTAGAGActtctcctgctctgattggttgttgttgttcaggcacggtggattcttgcaaatgaCAATAGGGGTCTGTAGGAGGAGCCAGAAGAAGCTGGTTCTTTCACAGACTGCCTCTCTCTTGTTGTACTGTCAGGATACAGTGGCAGCgtcagcaaatatgacaaaaaacacatcttCATAGAAGTTACTAACTGCTCCTTTAACCCCTAAGCCATGGGTCTCCGTCACTTTTATCTTGAAAGActaatgtaatttttaaataCTATGAGCACTGTGAACGAAATTCCCTGCATTCGCTAGCAGTTTATAGGATTGGAGGCAAATCTCAAAGATGACATCTCAACTGAACTCACAAATTGGCATGGCTAGACGGTGGTACTATGGGAAAG
Encoded here:
- the znf438 gene encoding zinc finger protein 438; the protein is MKSLQFRSIAPKAPGVVPTPSPSVLSCQPPSALHEATTASSPKSIIVPTQNYALMQIAGQDGTYSLVALPPSVSSQTPQQQQQQTQSIQKNLKLPIPRYQPVRSKGTTEKVKSPPLAARVKTASKVAVKTKSVASGTSTVMKKKLQESKHTKEAIVPKEEPSEQVILIEPASSDISVTALLPDNAVLYPGPQLEQAPDGSERPATTGLIPNLQYPPASVTSSPGKSLEESKTTVRLCQSKTTADQPQSSITVLSPAIFSKAVQIIPSPPKGKLPILPYSKMKSTLIPATKLSNLSPEKKGFSSQTGLTSPLEPTSKPLKKAEALGHNQVPNSFLQTQAKATHVPMLGTLQKPPGKKRGRKRKTMEDILAFEARKKRSLSFFRRRVPEKPPAVVTGSKQKEVDISKKYRSIRPKPMLVMETVPQLVSLPAITPDGQEQELVLGHQLPTTTTTKALDCPPQPAPVTLHLRGASHPRVFIGRPLHRCPTCSRCFQFKHHLQSHMNSHTNSRPYVCPVCRKAYAHSGSLSTHMKLHHSEVRPRSSLGCEFCQKAFGYVGVYFSHLREVHKVVLTVEPSVSHHEDVVSVEGANSPEPSDEQEHEDPVELQIKCGRCQAITPTFADMKMHLLYVHGEEVEVRLHDGQPPRGGREAENELVKHAAHYWRQLNEKRNLVKCGSCDEEFLSFSKLKRHIMSHHGGREGEDSGTFSSDRGRGLGVLAAGAAFNCVLCSEVLDTKDRVMEHWRSRHHCEQPSLLWDALSSYSGQEGEVDGDLDTPAPSPHYPA